In one window of Leguminivora glycinivorella isolate SPB_JAAS2020 chromosome 10, LegGlyc_1.1, whole genome shotgun sequence DNA:
- the LOC125230256 gene encoding peroxisomal membrane protein PEX14 isoform X2, producing MSADALGNAASEVRENLVTTAINFLKNPNVNRCTMESKERFLRAKGLTDLEIARAVEKCGELLDGPAVTSELMFFQHSRQSWFREHILPLLVYGGFAYGCYWLYKNCIRHILFVEEPKRKTTAECLEEVRKSLDILNTSMTSLRGEMQASAQSSLRTQLDGLKADIASVKGILLNRNQFPSIKTRSEPPSIPAWQRQSEEATSTEVAVEDKKPHRSRSQRSESGGSNSSEGEQATKNSDSSLEIM from the exons ATGTCGGCAGATGCTTTAGGAAATGCGGCATCCGAAGTTCGGGAGAATTTG GTAACAACTGCCATAAACTTCCTCAAAAACCCAAATGTGAACCGATGCACTATGGAAAGCAAGGAGCGGTTTCTCCGAGCCAAAGGCCTCACGGACTTGGAAATAGCCCGGGCCGTTGAGAAATGTGGCGAGTTGTTAGATGGACCTGCGGTGACATCAGAGTTGATGTTCTTCCAGCACTCTAGACAGTCATGGTTTAGAGAACACATCCTGCCTTTACTTGTGTATGGCGGGTTTGCTTATGGTTGCTACTGGCTGTATAAA AACTGCATACGTCACATCCTATTCGTCGAGGAGCCGAAACGCAAAACTACAGCCGAATGTCTCGAGGAGGTCCGCAAATCCTTGGATATACTGAACACAAGTATGACGTCACTACGCGGAGAAATGCAAGCATCGGCGCAGAGTTCTTTAAGAACCCAGTTGGATGGGCTGAAGGCTGACATCGCTTCTGTTAAAGGAATACTTTTAAATAG AAACCAATTCCCATCAATAAAGACCCGTTCGGAGCCTCCATCCATCCCGGCCTGGCAGCGCCAATCCGAAGAAGCTACTTCCACCGAAGTGGCAGTTGAAGACAAAAAACCTCACAGGAGTCGCAGCCAACGTTCAGAATCAGGCGGTTCTAACTCTAGCGAGGGCGAGCAGGCTACGAAGAACAGCGATAGCAGTCTGGAGATCATGTGA
- the LOC125230256 gene encoding peroxisomal membrane protein PEX14 isoform X1, protein MSADALGNAASEVRENLVTTAINFLKNPNVNRCTMESKERFLRAKGLTDLEIARAVEKCGELLDGPAVTSELMFFQHSRQSWFREHILPLLVYGGFAYGCYWLYKNCIRHILFVEEPKRKTTAECLEEVRKSLDILNTSMTSLRGEMQASAQSSLRTQLDGLKADIASVKGILLNRNQFPSIKTRSEPPSIPAWQRQSEEATSTEVAVEDKKPHRSRSQRSESGGSNSSEGEQATKNSDSSLEIIT, encoded by the exons ATGTCGGCAGATGCTTTAGGAAATGCGGCATCCGAAGTTCGGGAGAATTTG GTAACAACTGCCATAAACTTCCTCAAAAACCCAAATGTGAACCGATGCACTATGGAAAGCAAGGAGCGGTTTCTCCGAGCCAAAGGCCTCACGGACTTGGAAATAGCCCGGGCCGTTGAGAAATGTGGCGAGTTGTTAGATGGACCTGCGGTGACATCAGAGTTGATGTTCTTCCAGCACTCTAGACAGTCATGGTTTAGAGAACACATCCTGCCTTTACTTGTGTATGGCGGGTTTGCTTATGGTTGCTACTGGCTGTATAAA AACTGCATACGTCACATCCTATTCGTCGAGGAGCCGAAACGCAAAACTACAGCCGAATGTCTCGAGGAGGTCCGCAAATCCTTGGATATACTGAACACAAGTATGACGTCACTACGCGGAGAAATGCAAGCATCGGCGCAGAGTTCTTTAAGAACCCAGTTGGATGGGCTGAAGGCTGACATCGCTTCTGTTAAAGGAATACTTTTAAATAG AAACCAATTCCCATCAATAAAGACCCGTTCGGAGCCTCCATCCATCCCGGCCTGGCAGCGCCAATCCGAAGAAGCTACTTCCACCGAAGTGGCAGTTGAAGACAAAAAACCTCACAGGAGTCGCAGCCAACGTTCAGAATCAGGCGGTTCTAACTCTAGCGAGGGCGAGCAGGCTACGAAGAACAGCGATAGCAGTCTGGAGATCAT cacATGA